From the genome of Parafrankia discariae, one region includes:
- a CDS encoding S8 family peptidase codes for MPDEPRFLLGYGERLTERIPPPGGGGGTQLAYSYQEAIERLRPRVREAATILDALPRSACPENEAIGVVTLHPQSIAKSYHPQQLFDEFSLRQVGSRPVTVQPERWTRDGDPQPLPSTDIFVAGKRESFDRWAAELGNFPHRISDQIQRLEDFRAPTSAEKIRNTSGDSQIYSAASVVLEVGLHASNSRAAQYIILAFEEYALSLDVQPDLDRRVYAGGLCFMPVEAPIHAVSDLARFSFLRVVRPMPRLRRLMPIERSVPLPNSPVSPLPSEGPVDPDLRMAIFDGGFDETSDLGRWVTAMDAQGVSSSRPMLLQHGHDVTSAALFGSLMVGKPAPRPYSRIDHYRVLDEKTDSDPYELYDVLKRIESVLKQECYELFSLSIGPALPVEDDEVHAWTALLDEYLADGRALAAVAVGNNGEGDSDLGEARIQVPSDCVNALGVGAADSVREGWQRASYSAFGPGRSPGRVKPDLLHFGGEDREPFMVYATDRSPQIASTCGTSFAAPAALRLASGIRAHFGSRLNPLALKALLIHGADGAMNDRSEVGWGRLRGDLESLVTCPENTVRVIYQGELEPSQYLRALIPMPDEQLNGMVEISATFCYATAVDPQDPGSYTRSGLEVTFRPDARRFAKDDSTDPQSKAFFKRTNYDSEQTLRRDAQKWDTVLNAKQRFRGNTLYRPMFDIHYNARLGGGIASSANKIRYALVVAVYSTKTDIYDAVIRTYAGRLEVLQPVVEISVRT; via the coding sequence ATGCCGGATGAGCCGCGCTTTCTCCTCGGTTACGGTGAGCGTCTGACGGAACGTATCCCTCCGCCCGGTGGTGGAGGGGGGACGCAACTCGCCTACTCTTACCAGGAGGCAATAGAGCGTTTGCGCCCGAGGGTTAGGGAAGCTGCAACTATTTTGGACGCATTGCCACGCTCGGCATGTCCGGAAAATGAAGCCATCGGGGTAGTAACACTCCATCCTCAGTCCATCGCAAAATCGTATCATCCGCAGCAGCTATTTGACGAGTTTAGTCTTAGACAGGTAGGAAGCCGTCCCGTCACAGTCCAGCCGGAAAGATGGACTAGAGACGGGGATCCTCAGCCGCTGCCAAGTACAGATATATTTGTCGCAGGGAAACGTGAATCATTCGATCGTTGGGCCGCCGAGCTCGGCAATTTCCCGCATCGAATTAGTGATCAGATCCAACGATTGGAAGACTTCCGTGCGCCCACCAGCGCCGAGAAGATACGCAATACTTCTGGGGATTCGCAGATTTATTCGGCCGCATCAGTTGTACTCGAAGTCGGTCTACATGCAAGTAACTCTCGTGCGGCACAGTACATTATTTTGGCGTTTGAAGAATATGCGTTGTCGCTTGATGTGCAGCCCGACCTAGATCGTAGAGTGTACGCAGGTGGTCTGTGCTTTATGCCCGTCGAGGCTCCGATTCATGCGGTTTCCGATCTTGCGCGATTTTCTTTTCTCCGGGTTGTACGCCCTATGCCTCGACTGCGCAGGCTGATGCCTATAGAAAGATCAGTCCCACTCCCGAACTCGCCCGTTTCTCCCCTGCCGTCCGAGGGGCCTGTTGATCCCGATCTCCGAATGGCGATCTTCGACGGAGGGTTTGACGAAACGAGTGACCTTGGTAGATGGGTGACCGCTATGGACGCTCAAGGGGTGTCTAGCTCCCGACCGATGCTTCTACAGCACGGCCATGATGTCACTTCAGCTGCTCTCTTCGGCTCTCTTATGGTCGGTAAACCGGCGCCGCGGCCGTACAGTCGAATTGATCATTATCGGGTCCTTGACGAGAAGACTGATAGCGACCCCTACGAGCTTTACGATGTGTTGAAACGGATTGAGAGTGTACTAAAGCAGGAGTGCTATGAGCTTTTCAGCCTCAGTATCGGTCCAGCTCTCCCTGTTGAGGACGATGAGGTTCATGCATGGACGGCGCTTTTGGATGAGTATCTCGCCGACGGTCGCGCACTGGCAGCGGTAGCGGTCGGAAACAATGGGGAAGGCGACTCTGACCTGGGTGAGGCGCGGATCCAAGTACCCTCTGATTGCGTTAATGCCCTTGGTGTAGGCGCTGCGGATAGTGTGCGAGAGGGTTGGCAGCGTGCCAGCTACAGCGCGTTTGGTCCCGGTCGCAGCCCCGGTAGAGTGAAGCCGGATCTCCTACATTTTGGGGGCGAAGACCGTGAGCCATTTATGGTCTACGCCACGGACCGTTCTCCGCAAATAGCGTCGACTTGCGGCACGTCGTTCGCAGCACCTGCGGCGCTACGTCTGGCCTCCGGAATTCGCGCGCACTTTGGTAGTCGTCTGAATCCTCTTGCGCTGAAGGCTCTCCTTATTCATGGTGCAGACGGGGCTATGAATGACAGGTCCGAGGTCGGTTGGGGCCGGCTGAGAGGCGATCTGGAAAGCCTTGTCACCTGCCCAGAGAACACTGTACGCGTGATCTATCAAGGCGAGCTGGAGCCGAGCCAGTACCTTCGCGCGCTGATTCCGATGCCTGATGAGCAGCTAAATGGAATGGTGGAAATCAGCGCGACCTTCTGCTATGCGACAGCTGTAGATCCACAGGACCCGGGAAGTTACACCCGGAGTGGGCTTGAGGTAACTTTCCGCCCCGATGCCCGCCGCTTCGCCAAGGACGACAGTACCGATCCTCAGAGCAAGGCCTTCTTTAAACGTACCAATTATGATTCGGAACAAACTCTGCGCCGAGATGCGCAGAAGTGGGACACAGTCCTCAACGCAAAACAGAGATTTCGCGGGAACACCCTTTATCGTCCCATGTTTGATATCCACTATAATGCGCGTCTGGGTGGAGGTATCGCTAGCTCGGCTAATAAAATCAGGTACGCACTTGTTGTTGCGGTTTACAGCACCAAGACCGACATTTACGATGCCGTGATTCGCACATATGCTGGAAGGCTTGAGGTGCTCCAGCCTGTTGTGGAGATCTCTGTTCGCACGTGA
- a CDS encoding AAA family ATPase yields the protein MPSNPSNIQADELSEVETDLVHVARLALASNSSHAQVTLRRLARRYRDRRPALASDLVMLLRESPLRSSAGRATVMAEPIDTESRLPLVREEEHVVLSVEPVLDTETNALLQQLLREHRMPEPLLEAGISPTRTALFTGPPGVGKTLAARWLARELGVPLIVLDLSTVISSLLGRTGNNLRKVLDYAKSTKSILLLDELDAIAKKRDDVTDVGELKRLVTVLLQEVDSWPEGSLLLAATNHPELLDPAVWRRFELLVEFPLPESEKLAAAIQRYLDGNEIGNETLSMLAQLYVGSSFNDVEREVMRARRAAVLDGTSIEQALFQIAQIRIRTLPAAQRGRFVAEIIRSTGMSQRRASEMTGVSRDTIRKYMVNQPSGSVSREEIGDAG from the coding sequence ATGCCCTCGAACCCTTCCAACATCCAGGCGGACGAGCTCTCGGAGGTAGAGACAGATCTAGTCCATGTGGCGCGACTCGCCCTCGCCTCGAACTCCTCTCACGCACAGGTGACGCTCCGGCGCCTTGCACGGCGATACAGAGACAGAAGGCCGGCGCTGGCATCGGATCTCGTCATGCTCCTTCGCGAAAGCCCCCTCAGGAGTAGTGCTGGTCGCGCAACGGTAATGGCGGAGCCGATCGACACGGAGTCACGCCTTCCTCTCGTTCGCGAAGAAGAGCATGTAGTACTTTCGGTTGAGCCAGTACTTGATACGGAAACAAATGCCTTGCTGCAACAGCTTCTTCGGGAACATCGAATGCCCGAACCTCTACTTGAGGCGGGTATATCCCCTACTCGAACTGCACTTTTTACGGGCCCTCCTGGTGTTGGAAAAACTCTCGCTGCACGTTGGCTAGCCAGGGAACTTGGCGTCCCCTTGATAGTGCTGGATCTTTCGACCGTTATTAGTAGTTTGCTGGGTCGCACAGGAAATAATCTTCGCAAGGTTCTTGATTACGCCAAGAGCACAAAAAGCATCCTACTTCTCGATGAGCTTGATGCTATTGCGAAGAAGCGTGATGACGTAACGGATGTCGGTGAACTAAAGAGGTTGGTAACGGTACTTCTGCAAGAAGTTGATTCCTGGCCGGAGGGATCCCTTCTTCTAGCCGCAACGAACCACCCCGAACTACTCGACCCGGCAGTGTGGCGACGATTTGAGCTTCTCGTCGAGTTTCCCCTACCTGAGTCGGAGAAACTTGCAGCAGCGATTCAGCGGTATCTTGACGGAAATGAAATTGGGAACGAAACGCTTTCCATGCTTGCGCAACTTTATGTGGGATCGTCATTCAATGACGTAGAACGTGAGGTGATGCGGGCTCGTCGGGCGGCTGTCTTGGACGGGACCTCCATCGAGCAGGCGCTTTTCCAGATAGCCCAGATTCGTATCCGAACGCTGCCGGCGGCCCAGCGCGGACGCTTTGTAGCCGAAATAATCAGAAGTACGGGAATGTCTCAGAGGCGAGCCAGCGAAATGACTGGTGTAAGTAGAGACACTATCCGTAAATATATGGTGAATCAGCCAAGCGGCAGCGTTAGCAGAGAGGAAATTGGGGATGCCGGATGA
- a CDS encoding gamma-glutamylcyclotransferase family protein: MLRVLIDRDPHRSPVTVTGWRVIALPERIYPGLIHDQDATATGHLFEDLTPAEWETLDSFEADFYTVGRISLDHDRHAWAYICADPNEILPASVWSPDDFARDHLPAYVERCTAWRRRHEATT; the protein is encoded by the coding sequence GTGCTCCGCGTCCTCATCGACCGCGACCCCCACCGCTCACCGGTCACCGTCACCGGATGGCGCGTCATCGCACTCCCCGAACGCATCTATCCCGGCCTCATCCACGACCAGGACGCCACCGCGACCGGGCACCTCTTCGAGGACCTCACACCGGCCGAGTGGGAGACCCTCGACTCGTTCGAAGCCGACTTCTACACCGTCGGACGCATCAGCCTGGACCACGACCGCCACGCATGGGCCTACATCTGCGCCGACCCCAACGAGATACTCCCCGCCTCAGTGTGGAGCCCAGACGACTTCGCCCGCGACCACCTACCCGCCTACGTCGAACGATGCACCGCATGGCGCCGCCGACACGAGGCAACCACGTAG